One genomic window of Helicobacter canis includes the following:
- a CDS encoding His/Gly/Thr/Pro-type tRNA ligase C-terminal domain-containing protein produces the protein MQIIIANTKNEQQSRYALELYQALLAKGVAVLCDDRDLRFGAKMADFELVGAALYGIVVGKGLESNVIECITRDGLQKQELEANDIQAVCAAIIERLEK, from the coding sequence GTGCAAATCATCATCGCAAATACCAAAAACGAGCAGCAATCGCGCTATGCCTTAGAGCTGTATCAAGCGTTGTTGGCAAAGGGTGTGGCGGTGCTGTGTGATGATAGAGACTTGCGCTTTGGGGCAAAAATGGCGGATTTTGAGCTAGTGGGCGCGGCGTTGTATGGGATAGTCGTAGGCAAGGGACTAGAATCCAATGTGATAGAGTGTATTACGCGCGATGGATTGCAGAAGCAAGAGCTAGAAGCTAATGATATACAAGCAGTGTGTGCGGCTATTATAGAGCGATTGGAGAAATAA
- the hemA gene encoding glutamyl-tRNA reductase, whose amino-acid sequence MPAHYLSLSFSHKSTPITLREKLALPQDRIQPFVKSLRDTIPSLQEVLLLSTCNRVEFYLYTRTPQECIVAVLNLFAQELGLTLHTLESHCQSALDEEAVHHIFSVVSGLDSIVLGETQIVGQMKEAYKACFELGACGQEITRLMHFAFRTAAKVRTQTTIAKTSLSIASIAVKKALESTPKSALVIGAGEMAQLATRHLLDSGVAVCISNRSSNRAISFATTLLQERKITNIAHITPDTPLNTLDPSALHLLEWENLPAMLNDFEIIISATSAQEPIIYKQMCASREYKRLWFDLAVPRDIQSTCAECGIEMLCVDDLQQVIQENRALKKTQAHHAYGLIGVAVVEYFHWLQSLDVLPLIKSMREQAKQASIQEVARAVKKGYLPKEQEEEVLRILHNAFNVFLHNPTLNLKELSHHKEGDTIIQALQKVFTQNDKPKLLDRYKCEYDDISL is encoded by the coding sequence ATGCCAGCCCACTATCTCTCCCTAAGCTTCTCGCACAAAAGCACGCCCATAACCTTGCGCGAGAAGCTTGCCCTACCCCAAGATAGAATCCAGCCATTTGTCAAATCTCTACGCGACACTATCCCAAGCCTGCAAGAAGTGCTACTCCTTAGCACCTGCAATCGCGTGGAATTCTATCTCTACACGCGCACACCGCAAGAATGCATAGTCGCCGTGCTAAATCTCTTTGCCCAAGAGCTTGGGCTTACGCTACACACGCTAGAATCCCACTGCCAAAGCGCGCTTGATGAAGAAGCTGTGCATCATATCTTTAGCGTGGTAAGCGGGCTTGATAGCATTGTGCTAGGGGAGACGCAAATTGTAGGGCAGATGAAAGAAGCCTATAAAGCGTGCTTTGAGCTAGGAGCGTGCGGACAGGAGATCACACGGCTTATGCACTTTGCTTTCCGCACAGCTGCCAAAGTCCGCACACAAACCACCATTGCCAAAACTTCTCTTTCTATAGCCTCTATCGCGGTGAAAAAAGCCCTAGAATCCACCCCAAAATCCGCGCTTGTCATAGGAGCTGGAGAGATGGCGCAGCTTGCGACTAGGCATTTACTAGATTCTGGCGTAGCAGTATGTATAAGCAATCGCAGCAGCAATCGCGCCATTAGCTTTGCTACTACACTTTTGCAAGAGAGGAAAATCACAAATATCGCTCATATCACCCCAGATACCCCGCTAAATACGCTAGATCCTAGTGCGCTTCACTTGCTTGAGTGGGAGAATCTCCCAGCAATGTTGAATGATTTTGAGATTATCATCAGTGCCACAAGTGCGCAAGAGCCTATTATCTATAAGCAAATGTGTGCTAGCAGAGAGTATAAGCGGCTATGGTTTGATCTAGCAGTCCCTAGAGATATACAATCCACTTGCGCAGAGTGTGGTATAGAGATGCTATGTGTCGATGATTTGCAGCAAGTCATACAAGAAAACCGCGCACTCAAAAAAACCCAAGCCCACCACGCCTATGGGCTTATAGGCGTGGCTGTGGTGGAGTATTTCCACTGGCTACAAAGCCTTGATGTCTTGCCACTTATCAAATCTATGCGCGAGCAGGCAAAGCAAGCTTCTATACAAGAAGTCGCCCGCGCGGTGAAAAAGGGCTATCTCCCCAAAGAGCAAGAAGAAGAAGTGCTTAGGATCTTGCACAATGCTTTTAATGTCTTTTTGCACAATCCCACGCTTAATCTCAAAGAGCTCTCCCACCACAAAGAGGGAGATACCATTATCCAAGCATTGCAAAAAGTCTTTACGCAAAATGATAAGCCAAAGCTTTTAGACCGCTATAAATGCGAGTATGATGATATATCTTTATAA
- a CDS encoding glycosyltransferase family 9 protein produces MQLAAWVAHSSCVISPSTGTLHLACNQRVPTIALYPEYDTRRWATHNKKYVFLHTLAKHISPKEEQEAITQTITMLRAMIRAGEITPMTY; encoded by the coding sequence TTGCAGCTTGCAGCGTGGGTGGCTCACTCTAGCTGTGTGATAAGCCCCAGCACAGGCACACTGCACCTAGCGTGCAACCAGAGAGTCCCTACAATCGCCCTCTATCCAGAATACGACACGCGCCGCTGGGCTACGCATAATAAAAAATATGTATTTCTGCACACGCTAGCCAAACACATAAGCCCTAAAGAAGAGCAAGAGGCAATCACACAGACTATCACTATGCTTAGGGCAATGATCCGCGCAGGAGAAATCACCCCTATGACCTACTAG
- a CDS encoding glutathionylspermidine synthase family protein, with product MHITPLTPINKQALESIGLSWHTDRDTTDYIAPEMVEITQEEAERFYNAGNELYEMFCEAGQYVIDNNLFFDLDIPVSLIPMIKQSWEQEVHWHLYGRFDFAGGLDGLPLKLLEFNADTPTMLYESAVIQWAMLKANRLDENAQFNNIYEALQENFKRIITLGADTSRFSEIYEGWKILFSCVSGNDEEERTTRFLQEIARSAGFETEFAYIDEVQFSQDQGVFFNECNYEFLFKLLPWESIAIDEPELAMLMRSIMESKAGIFLNPAYTLLFQSKRILKILWDLFPNHPLLLESSFEPLQGKAQVSKASFGREGQGIEIFDESSQIIVQNTSEYQNCKKVYQAYHELNKNGEFYYQPNVFFAYESCGLGFRKGGLILDNYAKFVSHSIR from the coding sequence ATGCACATCACACCACTTACCCCAATCAACAAGCAAGCCCTAGAATCCATAGGTCTTAGCTGGCATACCGATCGCGACACTACGGACTATATCGCGCCAGAAATGGTAGAGATCACCCAAGAAGAAGCAGAGAGATTCTACAATGCAGGCAATGAGCTCTATGAGATGTTTTGCGAAGCGGGGCAGTATGTGATTGATAATAACTTATTTTTTGACCTAGATATACCTGTATCGCTTATCCCTATGATCAAGCAGAGCTGGGAGCAAGAGGTGCATTGGCATTTATATGGGCGATTTGACTTTGCTGGGGGGCTTGATGGGCTGCCATTAAAGCTGCTTGAGTTTAATGCCGACACCCCTACAATGCTCTATGAAAGCGCGGTTATCCAATGGGCTATGCTCAAAGCTAATAGGCTTGATGAAAACGCGCAGTTTAATAATATCTATGAGGCACTGCAAGAAAATTTTAAGCGCATTATCACGCTTGGGGCAGATACAAGCCGATTTAGCGAGATTTATGAGGGCTGGAAGATACTCTTTAGCTGCGTGAGTGGCAATGATGAAGAAGAGCGCACGACCAGATTTTTACAAGAGATCGCTAGGAGTGCGGGCTTTGAGACGGAGTTTGCCTATATTGATGAAGTGCAGTTCTCCCAAGATCAAGGGGTGTTTTTTAATGAGTGCAATTATGAATTTTTATTTAAGCTGTTGCCGTGGGAGAGTATCGCTATCGATGAGCCAGAGCTAGCTATGCTTATGCGATCTATTATGGAGAGCAAGGCTGGGATTTTCCTAAACCCAGCCTATACGCTGCTTTTCCAAAGTAAAAGGATCTTAAAAATCCTATGGGATCTCTTCCCTAATCACCCCTTGCTCCTAGAATCCAGTTTTGAGCCACTACAAGGCAAGGCGCAGGTGAGTAAGGCTAGCTTTGGCAGAGAGGGACAGGGGATAGAGATTTTTGATGAAAGTAGCCAGATCATAGTGCAAAACACTAGCGAGTATCAAAACTGCAAAAAAGTCTATCAAGCCTACCACGAGCTAAACAAAAATGGCGAGTTCTACTACCAGCCAAATGTGTTTTTCGCCTATGAGTCTTGCGGGCTGGGATTCCGCAAGGGCGGGCTGATTTTAGATAACTATGCAAAATTTGTGAGCCATAGTATCCGCTAG
- a CDS encoding FxsA family protein, translating to MRAIAFWVILGYIVLEIIGLSLFVERFGLVLGVMEVFFSAGFGLWLLRKGLAQMGMLALFGQRDIFSLLRSGMFSSIGAVLLIVPGIFSDIIGVVLVLWGLLPSHKTKQSPYDQNTQAQYQKDFGEYFANAHNPKTRQEDEIIDVEVIESTPSSVASQKQSRSNQ from the coding sequence ATGCGTGCGATTGCCTTTTGGGTTATTTTGGGATACATAGTGTTAGAGATTATTGGGCTTAGTCTATTTGTCGAGCGTTTTGGGCTAGTGCTTGGGGTAATGGAGGTGTTTTTCTCCGCTGGCTTTGGGCTATGGCTATTGCGCAAAGGACTAGCACAAATGGGGATGCTAGCGTTATTTGGGCAAAGAGATATTTTTAGCCTTTTGCGTAGTGGTATGTTTAGTAGTATTGGGGCAGTGCTTTTGATTGTCCCCGGGATTTTTAGCGATATTATTGGGGTGGTTTTGGTGCTTTGGGGACTGCTCCCGTCCCACAAAACTAAGCAATCTCCCTACGACCAAAACACGCAAGCCCAATACCAAAAAGACTTTGGCGAGTATTTTGCTAATGCGCACAATCCAAAAACACGGCAAGAAGATGAAATCATCGATGTAGAGGTGATAGAATCCACTCCAAGCTCCGTTGCTAGCCAGAAGCAATCAAGGAGCAATCAATGA
- the hemC gene encoding hydroxymethylbilane synthase, whose product MKKLVIGTRGSALALWQAHYIQDRLLQECGVESRLEIIKTKGDKILDVPLAKIGGKGLFTKELEEQLLTRQIDLAVHSLKDVPIDLPESLVLACITEREDVQDCFVSYTYPTLDSLPKNAKVGTTSLRRSMQLKARRADIACLSLRGNIQTRLSKLESGEFDAIILAYAGLKRLNITHIPYIVPLSTTEMIPAMGQAALGIECRASDSALHAILENLACKKTALCTQAERAFIKVLEGGCQVPIGVHCTLIGEIETGKVQINAIIGLPDGSNILQESLSASAQEADTCAKELAHKLIAKGARQILAKAQQFFD is encoded by the coding sequence ATGAAAAAGCTAGTCATCGGCACAAGAGGGAGTGCGCTAGCTTTGTGGCAAGCCCACTATATCCAAGATCGCCTATTGCAAGAATGCGGAGTAGAATCTCGCTTAGAAATCATCAAAACTAAGGGCGATAAAATCCTTGATGTCCCCCTTGCAAAAATCGGTGGCAAAGGGCTTTTTACCAAAGAATTAGAAGAGCAGCTTCTCACAAGACAAATCGATCTAGCCGTGCATTCACTCAAAGATGTCCCCATCGATCTCCCAGAATCCTTAGTGCTTGCTTGTATCACGGAGCGTGAAGATGTGCAGGACTGCTTTGTAAGCTACACCTACCCCACCCTAGACTCTCTCCCTAAAAATGCCAAAGTCGGCACCACTTCCTTGCGCCGAAGTATGCAGCTTAAGGCTAGGCGTGCGGATATTGCTTGCCTATCTTTGCGTGGCAATATCCAAACGCGTCTAAGCAAGCTAGAATCCGGCGAGTTTGATGCCATAATCCTAGCCTATGCTGGACTAAAGCGACTTAATATCACACATATCCCCTACATAGTGCCACTAAGCACGACAGAGATGATCCCAGCTATGGGGCAAGCAGCTCTAGGGATAGAGTGTAGGGCTAGCGATAGTGCATTACACGCGATCTTAGAAAATCTTGCGTGCAAAAAGACCGCGCTTTGCACACAGGCAGAAAGAGCGTTTATCAAAGTGCTTGAAGGTGGATGTCAAGTGCCTATTGGCGTGCATTGCACACTTATAGGAGAGATAGAGACAGGCAAGGTGCAAATCAATGCCATAATCGGTCTGCCTGATGGCAGTAATATCCTGCAAGAATCCCTAAGTGCTAGCGCGCAAGAAGCAGATACTTGCGCTAAGGAGCTAGCCCATAAGCTTATCGCCAAAGGTGCTAGACAGATCCTAGCTAAAGCGCAGCAGTTTTTTGACTAG
- a CDS encoding polyprenyl synthetase family protein has translation MSKDTTTLNEQAILQAIQNRANTWINEQDCVHISSMYAAMSQGKMLRSKLILAITAKHFSTHQQAIIDLCAIIELIQCASLLHDDVIDSATSRRNRPSINAQFGDKFAIMLGDVLYSNAFVKLCDFSPKIARCVAQSVSLLSKGEIEDVAYSKEFQPSLEIYHQILADKTASLISASAQAAALLVGLDDNAYKQYGHNLGMAFQIVDDILDITQDEQTLGKPAMNDIKEGKSTLPYILLYHKLDSSAKESFLRAFTRASDEDIAQIKQLLHTYSIITHAKQIANDFIHNALDSIASEQNTALESIAKALIERTH, from the coding sequence ATGAGCAAGGACACTACAACACTAAACGAGCAAGCAATCTTACAAGCCATACAAAATCGCGCAAATACTTGGATAAACGAGCAAGATTGTGTGCATATTAGCTCTATGTATGCGGCAATGAGTCAGGGTAAGATGCTACGCTCAAAGCTGATCCTAGCCATCACTGCCAAGCATTTTTCTACACATCAGCAAGCCATCATCGACCTTTGCGCCATTATCGAGCTTATCCAATGCGCTTCTTTACTGCACGATGATGTGATAGACTCTGCTACTTCTAGGCGCAATCGCCCTAGTATCAATGCGCAATTTGGCGATAAATTTGCCATTATGCTAGGCGATGTGCTATATAGCAATGCCTTTGTCAAGCTCTGCGACTTCTCTCCTAAAATCGCCCGCTGCGTAGCCCAATCTGTCAGCCTGCTATCAAAAGGCGAGATTGAAGATGTCGCTTATAGCAAGGAGTTTCAGCCAAGCCTAGAAATCTACCACCAAATCCTAGCTGATAAAACCGCCTCTCTCATTTCCGCAAGCGCACAGGCAGCGGCTTTGCTTGTAGGGCTTGATGATAATGCCTATAAGCAATATGGACATAATCTAGGTATGGCATTTCAAATTGTCGATGATATTTTAGACATCACCCAAGATGAGCAGACCCTAGGCAAGCCCGCGATGAATGACATCAAAGAGGGCAAAAGCACTCTGCCCTATATCTTGCTCTATCACAAACTGGATTCTAGTGCAAAAGAGTCATTCCTGCGTGCCTTTACTCGCGCAAGCGATGAAGACATAGCCCAAATCAAGCAGCTTTTACACACATATTCTATCATCACCCACGCCAAGCAAATCGCCAATGACTTTATCCACAATGCCCTAGATTCTATCGCTAGTGAGCAAAACACCGCGCTAGAATCTATCGCCAAAGCCCTTATTGAAAGGACGCACTAA
- the tpx gene encoding thiol peroxidase yields the protein MEVKFKGSPAKLSANTIKLGDTAPQVKLIAKDLSQVEVGGASGSYQIINVVPSLDTGVCATQTRKFNEAAAKLANAKVYVVSLDLPFAQGRFCSTEGIENLTTLSDFANKDFGKAYGVILESSPLAGLLTRAVIVVDPSGKVSYVEVCEEITNEPDYDKALASIK from the coding sequence ATGGAAGTGAAATTTAAAGGCTCTCCAGCCAAATTAAGCGCAAATACAATCAAGCTCGGCGATACCGCCCCGCAGGTCAAGCTCATCGCCAAAGACCTATCGCAAGTAGAAGTAGGCGGAGCTAGCGGAAGCTATCAAATCATCAATGTCGTGCCAAGCCTTGATACAGGCGTATGTGCGACACAAACGCGTAAATTTAATGAAGCAGCAGCAAAGCTAGCAAATGCAAAAGTGTATGTTGTATCTTTGGATTTGCCCTTTGCTCAAGGGCGATTTTGTAGCACAGAAGGGATCGAGAATCTAACCACACTCAGTGATTTTGCAAACAAAGATTTCGGCAAAGCCTATGGCGTGATCCTAGAATCTTCCCCTCTTGCTGGGCTACTGACTCGCGCGGTGATTGTCGTTGATCCTAGCGGTAAGGTCTCTTATGTAGAAGTGTGTGAAGAGATCACAAATGAGCCAGATTATGACAAAGCCCTTGCAAGCATTAAGTAG